In Halothermothrix orenii H 168, the sequence CATTGGTAAAATACCAGTAAAAAACTCACCAACCAGCATATACTGTTTATCTTCAGGAACTTCTAATCCCATACTGGTAAACACTTCTGTAATCCGCTCAATCTCACTACCCATTATAATCTCACCGAGATTAAAAATTATAGAATGTTTTGTATCACCTTTAAGGGATTCAATAAAAGCAACTTTAAGGATATCTCGTTTTGTTTCAAGTAAATTCAGGGTATTGTTGAAAACTTTATTAAAAGCTTCATCATCATCTAAATTTAAATCTTTTACCTCTTCAACTATAAAATTACGGACTTCATCTATCAGTAAATTAAAAAGATGGTCAAGGAGATCATCTTTTCCGTCAAAATAATAATATATCAAAGCTTTATTAACCCCTGCTTTCCGGGCTATCTCATCTACTCTGGCTCCATCAAAACCCTTTTCAGCAAAAACCTGTTCCGATACCTTTAATATTTTCTCTTTTGTAGATAAATTACTGCCTTCTACCATACCTTTCACCCTCTTTAGAGCTTATAATTACTAAGCAATTACTGAAAAAATGTAATTATAAACCCATTATACAATTACTTAGCATTTCGGTTAAATTATACCCCTATTATACCCGGGTGTCAAGCTTTATGCAAACACACCAGGCTGAACCATGTAAATACCTGAATATAACTTTATTAAATCGTACACTTATAACTTCATTGAACTGATTATCGACCCCGGAACGGATATGTACCTGAATACGTTTGGTGCTGGTGGTGCTGCTTAACCTTAACATTTGTATATAAAATATAATGTTGTATTTAAAATTCTCCAAATGCCGATATATTCCTTTATCAATAACTTATTTTTTACCAGTATTTTAGCTTTAGTCATCACATTCCACACCGGTACTTTCTTTTTTATTAATTCCAAGTAAAAAATTCTTTTTGTCAAGGTAATTTCCTAACCAGATAGAACTTAATATAACCAGCGGGAGGGAGGTAAATAACCTGACCAGGCTAAATTTAACACCAAGAAAAGATGCCTCAAATAAGGTCATGGGGATACGGGTTAATGCCGCAGCACCAATGTAGGTAAAAATAATGCTATATTGTGCACCTTTACGATACAGTGAATATGCTACCGGAAATGCTACATAAGTCCCCCCCACAGTTGTACTGGCAAGTAGTATTGCCCAGATGAATCCCCTGATACCTGCTTCTTTACCAAAGTGTTTCTCAACAGTCTCCCTTTTAACCCAGACCTCAAATAAACCAATTAAGATAAATGCTGCAGGAAGAACCTTTAACATACTCATTGTAAAATGAATAAAGTTGTACTCTATTTGTATACCGGGCTGGTAACCTGTTAAATGAGATATAATGATAAATATAAGAAATAATAACAAAATGATAGCATCACCTTTTTTTAACTTCAACTAGATTACCTCCCCATATACAAATCCAACAATTATCGTGATGATAATGGCGATAATAAAACTGATTATATTTCTTAAGATAGTAATCTTCTTTCCGAGGTATTCTTTTTCAACAGGGTAAGTAAGTATCCCTACCATCATCAGGGTTGTTGTAAATGCAGCTATATTCATATAGCTTACCCCTTTATCAAGCAGTATTTTACCCAGTGGAAAGGCTATAAATCCGGGCATCATGGTTATCGAACCAAAAAACAACCCTGAAACCACCCCATACATTTTTGAACTCTCCCCTAAATAACTGACAATCACTCTGTCAGGCACCAGATAAAGGGTAATTGATACTAAAATTAACATTTTTATAAAACCAGGTAGTATTTTAAACAATTTATTATAAGCAACCTTTATCGCCTTTATAGTTTTGTTTACATCAAGCAGAGAGGAAACAATTAGCGCAACACCAGTAATTATATAAATTACAGTCATTTTTACCCCTGCCTTACATTTTTATTTAAATTATACCATACTACTCAACAAGTAGAAGATAATAACTACCTTTCCCCTTTATTATTATAATACTTCTAACCGTAAAACTAATATAATTAGATATTCTCTAATTAAATAAAAAAATCCACCTTTCTTAATTCAGGTGGAAGCATACAGGTATTACATAAATTTGTAGAATTGAGTTTTTCAACTTTTAATTTTAACTGACTGACTTATCATTTAAATTTAAATAAAAATGGTGGGGCTAGCAGGATTTGAACCTGCGACCTACAGATTAGGAATCTGTCGCTCTATCCAGCTGAGCTATAGCCCCATCGCTTTTATATTTTACCGCAACTCCAACAATTTTGCAAGGGGTTTTTTAAATTTTTTTTACCCCACCCGGTGTGATACAGGTCACTTAAACCAATCAGTAAATAACTTATCCTTAAAATACAAAAATGAAAGGAGGGATAAAGATGTCTTTTAAAAGAGTATTATTGACTCTATTAACCCTCACTATGATCCTGGGGCTGACAGCCTGTGATAACCTGTCTTTTTTTGGCAAAGAAACCGGTGAAATCCAACTACTCCTGACCGATGCCCCGGCCGATAATGTAGAAAAATTACTGGTAACCATATC encodes:
- a CDS encoding TetR/AcrR family transcriptional regulator codes for the protein MVEGSNLSTKEKILKVSEQVFAEKGFDGARVDEIARKAGVNKALIYYYFDGKDDLLDHLFNLLIDEVRNFIVEEVKDLNLDDDEAFNKVFNNTLNLLETKRDILKVAFIESLKGDTKHSIIFNLGEIIMGSEIERITEVFTSMGLEVPEDKQYMLVGEFFTGILPMIGFVIFKDNFSNYFGTDPDKIKDHFKKVFKKSHLGFHDLSK
- a CDS encoding permease, producing MKLKKGDAIILLLFLIFIIISHLTGYQPGIQIEYNFIHFTMSMLKVLPAAFILIGLFEVWVKRETVEKHFGKEAGIRGFIWAILLASTTVGGTYVAFPVAYSLYRKGAQYSIIFTYIGAAALTRIPMTLFEASFLGVKFSLVRLFTSLPLVILSSIWLGNYLDKKNFLLGINKKESTGVECDD